From Candidatus Rubrimentiphilum sp., one genomic window encodes:
- a CDS encoding carotenoid oxygenase family protein, with product MIAALTPRELTFADVDGDIGPMTLALEGRLPDWLRGSFIRNGSARYSFGSLQFRHWFDGMAFLQRFAFEDSRLTYTGRFVRSASYLAALDGRATYQSFATPAARSFGSWLAGLASTNITDNTNVNVARYGDACVALTEIGLPRQFDPLTLDTREPFPFNDALGSGPTTAHPVRHCDAWINYTMKLGMRNEYMVWRMPDGGARETLARIPSQRPAYVHSMGASARYAILIEYPYRFDPLAMILRGKPFIENFAWEGGETLIHLIDLAGQEPPVTCAAEPFFCFHHVSAFDDGDSVVIDLVGYDDASIVPALYLNEVREKSPVAPGLSLRRYRAPLNGQDADRETLANTRIELPRVDVRAERPRYVYAPRVSSGDAFTDAVLQIDTVSNAQRVWERPDESPGEAIFVPRPGGQDETDGAVLFASFNARSQQSALVVLDAATFTEMARAAVPARLPIGFHGQFWAGY from the coding sequence ATGATCGCTGCTCTTACGCCGCGTGAGTTAACCTTTGCCGACGTCGACGGCGACATCGGCCCGATGACGCTGGCCCTTGAGGGCCGCCTCCCGGATTGGCTTCGCGGCTCGTTCATCCGCAACGGGTCCGCGCGCTACTCGTTCGGATCGCTCCAGTTCCGGCACTGGTTCGACGGCATGGCATTTCTGCAGCGGTTTGCCTTCGAGGACTCTCGCTTAACGTACACGGGCCGGTTCGTGCGCAGTGCGAGTTACCTGGCGGCGCTCGATGGGCGCGCCACGTATCAGAGTTTCGCGACGCCGGCAGCGCGCTCGTTCGGATCGTGGCTGGCGGGCTTGGCGTCGACGAACATCACCGACAATACAAACGTCAACGTCGCGCGCTACGGCGATGCGTGCGTGGCGCTCACGGAGATCGGCCTGCCGCGGCAGTTCGATCCGCTCACGCTGGACACACGCGAACCTTTCCCGTTCAACGACGCTCTCGGATCCGGCCCGACGACCGCGCATCCGGTTCGTCATTGTGATGCGTGGATCAACTATACGATGAAACTGGGCATGCGTAACGAGTACATGGTTTGGCGCATGCCCGACGGCGGGGCGCGCGAGACGCTGGCTCGCATTCCCAGCCAACGCCCGGCATACGTGCACAGCATGGGCGCGAGCGCGCGCTATGCGATTTTGATCGAATACCCGTACCGCTTCGATCCGCTCGCGATGATACTTCGCGGCAAACCCTTTATCGAAAACTTTGCCTGGGAGGGCGGCGAGACGCTCATTCACTTAATCGATCTTGCCGGGCAGGAACCGCCGGTGACGTGCGCCGCCGAGCCGTTCTTTTGTTTTCATCACGTCAGCGCGTTCGACGACGGCGACAGCGTCGTCATCGATCTCGTGGGTTACGATGACGCGTCGATCGTTCCGGCGCTGTACCTCAACGAAGTTCGCGAAAAGTCGCCCGTCGCGCCGGGTCTGTCGCTGCGGCGGTACCGCGCCCCGCTCAACGGACAGGATGCGGATCGCGAAACGCTTGCGAACACGCGCATCGAACTGCCGCGCGTGGACGTGCGCGCCGAACGTCCGCGTTACGTCTACGCGCCGCGCGTGAGTTCGGGCGACGCGTTCACCGATGCGGTGCTGCAGATCGACACGGTATCGAATGCGCAGCGCGTCTGGGAACGGCCGGACGAATCACCCGGCGAAGCGATCTTCGTTCCACGGCCCGGCGGACAGGACGAAACGGACGGCGCGGTGCTGTTCGCGTCATTCAATGCGCGCTCGCAGCAATCCGCACTCGTCGTCCTCGACGCCGCGACGTTTACCGAGATGGCGCGCGCGGCCGTGCCGGCACGCTTGCCGATCGGATTCCACGGCCAGTTCTGGGCCGGTTACTGA
- the rpsO gene encoding 30S ribosomal protein S15 codes for MPITKDQKSELAAKYGRSATDTGSADVQIAILTASINKLNEHLKDHKKDHHSRRGLYLQIGQRRRLLNYLQHKDLDRYRKLINELGLRR; via the coding sequence GTGCCTATCACCAAAGATCAGAAATCCGAGCTGGCGGCCAAGTACGGCCGGTCCGCGACCGACACCGGTTCGGCCGACGTGCAAATCGCGATCCTCACGGCCTCGATCAATAAGCTGAACGAGCACCTGAAGGATCACAAGAAAGACCACCACAGCCGCCGCGGATTGTACCTTCAGATCGGGCAGCGCCGCCGTCTGCTGAATTACTTACAGCACAAGGACTTGGATCGCTACCGCAAACTGATCAACGAGCTGGGACTGCGCCGCTAA
- a CDS encoding 3-hydroxyacyl-CoA dehydrogenase, which produces MELAEKTFLVTGGASGLGAACVREFTAAGANVVICDVNEHGAQVAKEAGARVRFVRTDVTSEEDVRAAVDLAVREFGSLHGAISCAGIATAERVVGRDGPQPLDHFTKVVSINLIGTFNVIRLAAAEMIKRAVEPGEDRGVFICTASVAAFDGQIGQAAYSASKGGVAGITLPIAREFAQHQIRVMSIAPGIFDTPMLAGLPEAARESLGKQTPFPPRLGSPQEYARLARHIVENQYLNGEVIRLDGAIRLAPR; this is translated from the coding sequence ATGGAATTGGCAGAAAAAACGTTCTTGGTGACCGGCGGAGCCTCGGGCCTGGGGGCCGCCTGCGTGCGCGAGTTTACCGCGGCGGGAGCAAACGTCGTGATCTGCGACGTGAACGAGCACGGCGCTCAAGTCGCCAAAGAGGCCGGCGCGCGCGTGCGGTTCGTGCGAACCGACGTTACGTCGGAAGAGGATGTGCGTGCCGCGGTCGATCTTGCGGTGCGTGAGTTCGGAAGCTTGCACGGGGCGATCTCGTGCGCGGGCATTGCGACGGCCGAACGCGTCGTCGGCCGCGACGGTCCGCAGCCGCTCGATCATTTCACGAAAGTCGTGAGCATCAATTTGATCGGAACGTTCAACGTCATTCGCTTGGCCGCGGCCGAAATGATCAAGCGCGCGGTCGAGCCGGGCGAAGATCGCGGAGTCTTCATTTGTACTGCGTCGGTGGCCGCGTTCGACGGTCAGATCGGGCAAGCCGCATACTCGGCGTCCAAAGGCGGCGTCGCCGGCATCACGCTGCCGATCGCGCGCGAGTTCGCGCAGCATCAGATTCGCGTGATGAGCATCGCGCCCGGCATCTTCGACACGCCGATGCTCGCGGGGCTACCTGAAGCTGCGCGTGAGTCGCTAGGAAAGCAGACGCCGTTTCCGCCGCGGTTGGGAAGTCCGCAAGAGTACGCGCGGCTCGCGCGTCACATCGTCGAAAATCAATACCTCAACGGTGAAGTAATCCGCCTTGATGGAGCCATCCGTTTAGCGCCGCGCTGA
- a CDS encoding acyl-CoA thioesterase, giving the protein MASKEPIVERRTEVVFPTDVNHYGTLFGGKAVAMMDIVASIAAMRAAHKPTVTASIDRIDFKEPIRQGDLVETIARVVKIGRTSITLEVELWRVLPTTGKRTLSTVGKFVMVAVDRNGRPTPVISPKKRASARR; this is encoded by the coding sequence ATGGCGAGCAAAGAACCAATCGTCGAACGGCGCACGGAAGTCGTCTTTCCAACCGACGTGAATCACTACGGAACGCTCTTCGGCGGAAAAGCCGTCGCGATGATGGACATCGTCGCGTCGATCGCGGCTATGCGCGCCGCCCACAAACCGACCGTCACCGCCTCGATCGATCGGATCGACTTCAAAGAACCGATCCGTCAAGGCGATCTGGTCGAAACGATCGCGCGTGTGGTAAAGATCGGCCGCACGTCGATCACGTTGGAAGTCGAATTGTGGCGCGTGCTTCCCACCACCGGCAAGCGTACGCTTTCGACGGTCGGGAAGTTCGTGATGGTCGCGGTCGACCGGAACGGACGTCCGACGCCGGTGATTAGCCCGAAGAAACGCGCGTCAGCGCGGCGCTAA
- a CDS encoding SDR family oxidoreductase: MDLGIRGRTALVTGASSGLGRACALALAREGARVALAARRKPELEAAAGEARAEGSPDARGYTVDLRDAGSIDEMLAQVQSDFGAIDILIANGGGPKAGTFTQLQPADWDEAYAGTLRPMLQLVHAVVPSMRERHWGRIVALTSTSVKQPIPNLALSNIFRTALVSALKTLSSEIASDGVTVNAIATGRVRTARLRAIYGGDEAMERAGNDVPIGRIASPEEFAQLVTFLCGEPAGYITGQTIAIDGGLTAGVFG; the protein is encoded by the coding sequence ATGGACCTGGGAATACGCGGACGCACCGCGCTCGTAACGGGCGCGAGTTCGGGCCTCGGCCGTGCTTGCGCGCTCGCGCTGGCGCGCGAGGGCGCGCGCGTTGCGCTGGCGGCTCGCCGGAAGCCGGAGCTGGAGGCTGCGGCGGGAGAAGCGCGAGCTGAAGGCTCACCGGATGCACGCGGTTATACCGTCGATCTGCGCGACGCCGGTTCGATCGATGAAATGCTCGCACAGGTGCAATCGGATTTTGGCGCGATCGACATCCTGATCGCCAACGGCGGCGGTCCGAAAGCCGGTACGTTTACGCAGTTGCAGCCCGCGGACTGGGACGAAGCGTATGCGGGGACGCTGCGCCCGATGCTGCAGCTCGTGCATGCTGTTGTCCCCTCGATGCGGGAACGCCATTGGGGACGCATAGTCGCACTGACGTCCACCTCGGTCAAACAGCCGATTCCGAATCTGGCGCTTTCAAATATTTTTCGCACGGCGCTCGTCTCGGCGCTCAAGACACTTTCGTCCGAGATCGCGAGCGACGGCGTGACGGTCAACGCGATTGCGACCGGCCGCGTGCGAACTGCGCGGCTGCGCGCTATCTACGGCGGCGACGAAGCGATGGAACGCGCCGGGAATGACGTGCCGATCGGGCGCATTGCATCGCCGGAAGAGTTTGCGCAGTTGGTGACGTTTTTGTGCGGCGAGCCGGCAGGTTACATTACGGGGCAAACGATCGCAATAGACGGCGGGTTGACCGCGGGAGTGTTCGGATGA
- a CDS encoding type 1 glutamine amidotransferase domain-containing protein, translating into MQSVEGKRIAALVGDGFEESELTEPRRALEEAGAIVTIVGIDEKSRQKIRGKRGLDDGQSVKAEELVADVTAEDFDALLIPGGTSPDHIRTNKDVQRLVREFDAVKKPMFVICHGPQVLISAQIVRGRQLTGVHSIADDIRNAGGLYRDQPVVQDGNWVTSRTPEDLAQFNRAIVEKLATAIPMPIV; encoded by the coding sequence ATGCAATCAGTTGAAGGAAAACGCATCGCCGCGCTGGTCGGCGACGGCTTTGAAGAATCAGAACTTACCGAGCCCCGGCGCGCCTTGGAAGAAGCAGGCGCCATCGTGACCATCGTCGGCATCGACGAGAAGTCGCGCCAGAAGATTCGCGGGAAGCGCGGATTGGACGACGGCCAGAGCGTCAAGGCCGAGGAACTCGTCGCGGACGTTACGGCCGAAGATTTCGACGCGCTGCTGATTCCGGGCGGCACCTCGCCCGATCACATCCGCACGAACAAAGACGTGCAGCGCCTGGTGCGCGAGTTCGACGCCGTCAAGAAACCGATGTTCGTGATCTGTCACGGACCGCAAGTCTTAATTTCGGCGCAGATCGTTCGCGGCAGACAACTCACCGGCGTGCATTCGATCGCCGACGACATTCGCAATGCCGGTGGCCTCTATCGCGATCAGCCGGTCGTGCAGGACGGCAACTGGGTTACGTCGCGGACGCCTGAAGATCTGGCACAATTCAATCGCGCCATCGTGGAGAAACTCGCGACCGCGATACCGATGCCGATCGTCTAG
- a CDS encoding helix-turn-helix transcriptional regulator gives MPVRVTLDVMLARRKMRARDIAEQIGLSETQLSQLRTGKVKGMRFNTLSKLCLVLDCAPGDILEYDRDETDLHAGDD, from the coding sequence ATGCCGGTACGCGTTACGTTGGACGTCATGCTGGCGCGGCGCAAGATGCGCGCTCGCGATATCGCCGAGCAGATTGGCCTTTCCGAAACCCAACTCAGCCAATTGCGCACAGGCAAAGTCAAAGGAATGCGCTTTAACACATTATCCAAACTGTGTCTCGTCCTCGACTGCGCGCCGGGAGACATCCTCGAGTACGATCGGGACGAAACGGACCTACACGCGGGCGACGATTAG
- a CDS encoding DUF2975 domain-containing protein, with product MPKTALPVTALVIRIVVLGLALALFFEQLGARHLLHLDGSDGRFMTTPVYWVSLLAPIFYLAALKAASDALVRMDRGDAFGPAAVRALKEIGGCLMLGAFIAIIVQPSLIFLIGNGWSEMQGVKFDLTIENLTIALIGLVLILLARQGQQLQSQLDQFV from the coding sequence ATGCCGAAAACCGCCCTGCCCGTTACCGCCCTAGTGATCCGGATCGTCGTTTTGGGGCTCGCCCTGGCCCTGTTTTTCGAACAGCTCGGCGCGCGCCATTTACTCCATCTCGACGGATCGGATGGCCGTTTCATGACGACACCTGTCTACTGGGTGAGTCTCCTCGCGCCAATCTTTTATCTGGCGGCGTTGAAGGCGGCATCCGACGCCCTCGTCCGTATGGATCGCGGCGACGCCTTCGGCCCCGCAGCGGTCAGAGCGCTGAAGGAAATCGGCGGCTGCCTGATGCTCGGAGCTTTCATCGCCATCATCGTGCAGCCAAGCCTGATCTTCCTCATCGGCAACGGCTGGAGCGAAATGCAGGGCGTCAAGTTCGATCTCACCATCGAAAATCTGACGATTGCGCTGATTGGGCTCGTACTGATCCTGCTGGCGCGGCAAGGACAGCAGCTGCAATCGCAGCTGGATCAGTTCGTCTAA